In Salvelinus namaycush isolate Seneca chromosome 17, SaNama_1.0, whole genome shotgun sequence, one genomic interval encodes:
- the LOC120062380 gene encoding zinc finger protein 316-like isoform X2 has protein sequence MSEAILTFQYQLNGVMETVLKTAVHEITRLVKDNFLEEVTGGKQELEILKERLQQCEQRWRDGEEERQRREVEEKEQRKKREETEQRGVCRRCGCAGNTEEREERLLGAEKGFDIKPEMFQPDGPSTGEGPQDTATPGSSCVSERMVEREDHVVHIKEEPDDWGDLVNQMVTSTDSPIMSLSRLQRLSSNPGAWTSEPQPPLPASWASDPQPLAPWSREPLPLAPLAREPPPWTRKEQHLLPRSVIPNQGTEHAVGALETCPNGLSINTTAQVKPYTCPHCGKSFPQLRNLKDHQKYHHTGKKAFTCSQCGKGFVYMCHLRVHMQCHTGERPFSCSQCGKSFSLQSGLKRHRVIHTAERPYHCTDCGNRFYSRSDLKRHEQIQCKVDL, from the exons ATGTCAGAGGCCATCCTCACCTTCCAGTACCAGCTCAATGGAGTCATGGAAACGGTCCTCAAAACCGCTGTGCATGAGATAACTCGGCTGGTGAAGGACAACTTCCTGGAAGAAGTGACAGGTGGCAAGCAGGAATTGGAAATCTTGAAGGAGAGGCTGCAGCAGTGTgagcagagatggagggatggagaggaggagcggCAGAGGAGGGAAGTTGAAGAGAAAGAGCAAAGAAagaagagggaagagacagagcaGAGGGGGGTGTGTAGGAGATGTGGTTGTGCTGGAAacactgaggagagagaagagagactgttAG GAGCAGAGAAAGGTTTTGATATCAAACCGGAGATGTTCCAGCCAGATGGACCCAGCACGGGAGAAGGTCCACAGGATACAGCCACGCCTGGCTCTTCCTGTGTCTCTGAGAGGATGGTAGAGAGGGAGGACCATGTGGTCCATATCAAAGAGGAGCCCGATGACTGGGGGGACTTGGTAAACCAGATGGTCACATCCACAGATTCCCCCATAATGAGCCTGAGTCGTCTGCAGAGATTGAGCTCAAATCCTGGGGCATGGACCAGTGAGCCTCAGCCTCCACTCCCAGCATCATGGGCCAGTGATCCTCAGCCTCTAGCACCATGGTCCAGGGAACCTCTGCCTCTAGCACCTCTGGCCAGGGAGCCTCCACCATGGACCAGGAAGGAGCAGCACTTACTCCCAAGGTCAGTGATACCCAACCAGGGGACAGAGCATGCTGTGGGGGCCCTCGAGACCTGTCCCAACGGCCTGAGCATCAACACAACGGCACAGGTCAAACCCTACACCTGCCCACACTGTGGGAAGAGCTTCCCTCAGCTTCGAAACCTGAAAGACCACCAGAAATACCACCACACAGGGAAGAAGGCCTTCACCTGCTCACAGTGTGGTAAGGGTTTTGTGTACATGTGCCACCTCAGGGTACACATGCAGTGCCACACAGGGGAGAGGCCGTTCAGCTGctctcagtgtgggaagagcttcagcCTTCAGAGCGGCTTGAAGAGACACAGGGTCATTCACACTGCAGAGAGGCCTTACCACTGCACGGACTGTGGGAACAGATTCTATTCTAGATCGGACCTGAAAAGACATGAACAAATACAGTGCAAGGTAGACCTTTGA
- the LOC120062380 gene encoding zinc finger protein 316-like isoform X1, whose protein sequence is MGFSTTKKHVWKVLASVSRRKIPHSLDTGVIWRRLNPSLSLVVKQTGKQGGQLIHRRLAVNFGTGIGFSSVATMSEAILTFQYQLNGVMETVLKTAVHEITRLVKDNFLEEVTGGKQELEILKERLQQCEQRWRDGEEERQRREVEEKEQRKKREETEQRGVCRRCGCAGNTEEREERLLGAEKGFDIKPEMFQPDGPSTGEGPQDTATPGSSCVSERMVEREDHVVHIKEEPDDWGDLVNQMVTSTDSPIMSLSRLQRLSSNPGAWTSEPQPPLPASWASDPQPLAPWSREPLPLAPLAREPPPWTRKEQHLLPRSVIPNQGTEHAVGALETCPNGLSINTTAQVKPYTCPHCGKSFPQLRNLKDHQKYHHTGKKAFTCSQCGKGFVYMCHLRVHMQCHTGERPFSCSQCGKSFSLQSGLKRHRVIHTAERPYHCTDCGNRFYSRSDLKRHEQIQCKVDL, encoded by the exons ATGGGTTTTAGCACAACAAAAAAACACGTTTGGAAAGTG CTTGCCTCTGTTTCCAGGAGGAAGATCCCTCACTCTCTGGACACTGGTGTGATCTGGAGGAGGCTAAATCCCAGTCTTTCCCTTGTAGTGAAACAAACTGGGAAACAAGGAGGGCAGCTCATCCATAGAAGACTGGCTGTGAACTTTGGGACTGGTATTGGATTTTCCAGTGTTGCAACTATGTCAGAGGCCATCCTCACCTTCCAGTACCAGCTCAATGGAGTCATGGAAACGGTCCTCAAAACCGCTGTGCATGAGATAACTCGGCTGGTGAAGGACAACTTCCTGGAAGAAGTGACAGGTGGCAAGCAGGAATTGGAAATCTTGAAGGAGAGGCTGCAGCAGTGTgagcagagatggagggatggagaggaggagcggCAGAGGAGGGAAGTTGAAGAGAAAGAGCAAAGAAagaagagggaagagacagagcaGAGGGGGGTGTGTAGGAGATGTGGTTGTGCTGGAAacactgaggagagagaagagagactgttAG GAGCAGAGAAAGGTTTTGATATCAAACCGGAGATGTTCCAGCCAGATGGACCCAGCACGGGAGAAGGTCCACAGGATACAGCCACGCCTGGCTCTTCCTGTGTCTCTGAGAGGATGGTAGAGAGGGAGGACCATGTGGTCCATATCAAAGAGGAGCCCGATGACTGGGGGGACTTGGTAAACCAGATGGTCACATCCACAGATTCCCCCATAATGAGCCTGAGTCGTCTGCAGAGATTGAGCTCAAATCCTGGGGCATGGACCAGTGAGCCTCAGCCTCCACTCCCAGCATCATGGGCCAGTGATCCTCAGCCTCTAGCACCATGGTCCAGGGAACCTCTGCCTCTAGCACCTCTGGCCAGGGAGCCTCCACCATGGACCAGGAAGGAGCAGCACTTACTCCCAAGGTCAGTGATACCCAACCAGGGGACAGAGCATGCTGTGGGGGCCCTCGAGACCTGTCCCAACGGCCTGAGCATCAACACAACGGCACAGGTCAAACCCTACACCTGCCCACACTGTGGGAAGAGCTTCCCTCAGCTTCGAAACCTGAAAGACCACCAGAAATACCACCACACAGGGAAGAAGGCCTTCACCTGCTCACAGTGTGGTAAGGGTTTTGTGTACATGTGCCACCTCAGGGTACACATGCAGTGCCACACAGGGGAGAGGCCGTTCAGCTGctctcagtgtgggaagagcttcagcCTTCAGAGCGGCTTGAAGAGACACAGGGTCATTCACACTGCAGAGAGGCCTTACCACTGCACGGACTGTGGGAACAGATTCTATTCTAGATCGGACCTGAAAAGACATGAACAAATACAGTGCAAGGTAGACCTTTGA